The Chlamydiota bacterium nucleotide sequence AACAACACTCGAAAGAAAGCAACTTTTAGATGACAGTGAATTTAGAGAAGCCCAAGAACGTTTTGGTTCGGATGCGTTTGTTGCAAAAATGGGAGGAGAAGCGATTCGTGATCTTTTGTCTTCCGAAGATCTACCTAACCTCATGCAGGAATTGAAAGAAAAATTACGCAAAACACGCTCTCAACAAGGACGTATCAAACTTGCAAAACGCCTAAAAATTGTCGAAGGCTTTTTATCTTCACCCAACAATCCATCTAGCATGGTGACACAAAATATTCCTGTTATTCCCCCAGATTTGCGCCCTTTGGTCCCATTAGATGGAGGACGTTTTGCCACTTCTGATTTAAACGATTTATACAGACGTGTGATCAATAGAAATAATCGCTTAAAGGCCATCATGCGCCTAAAAACACCTGATGTGATTGTCAGAAACGAAAAAAGAATGCTTCAAGAAGCAGTCGATGCGTTGTTTGATAATGGAAGACATGGCCATCCAGTGATGGGAGCTGGAAATAGACCTTTGAAATCTTTAGCCGAAATGCTTAAAGGAAAACAAGGACGTTTTCGTCAGAACTTGCTTGGAAAACGTGTGGACTACTCAGGTCGTTCTGTTATTATTGTGGGACCCGAACTCAATTTAAATCAGTGCGGTATCCCCAAACAAATGGCTCTAGAACTTTTCGAACCGTTCATTGTAAGACGTTTGAAAGATTTGGGATATGTGTATACCATTCGTTCTGCAAAGAAAATGATCCAAAATGAAGAAGAAATTGTGTGGGATGTATTGGAAGAAATCATTCAAGGCCATCCCATTTTACTCAACCGTGCACCTACTTTGCACAGATTGGGGATTCAAGCATTTCAACCCATATTGATTGAAGGAAAAGCGATCCGTGTCCATCCTCTTGTATGTGCGGCGTTCAATGCAGACTTTGATGGAGACCAAATGGCTGTGCACGTGCCTCTTTCCATTGAAGCACAAATTGAAGCAAGAACATTGATGATGGCACCTGATAATATTTTCTTGCCGTCTTCTGGAAAACCTGTGGCTATTCCATCACAAGATATGATTTTAGGATTGTATTATTTGATGTGTGATCCCATTATTTTTCCTGAAAAACATGGACGGAAAGAGAAACTATTTTCGGATATTGATGAGGTGCTCTTTGTCTTATCAAGCTCTCAACAAGTAGAAGGACCAACCAAATCAAACAGAAGAGATGAAATAGGGCGTGGTATCCATCTTCATGAACAGATCAAGGTACGCATTGATGAAGGGATTATCGAAACCACTCCGGGTCGTGTGCTTTTCAATACGATTGTGCCCAAAGAATTAGGGTTTCAAAACTATATTCTTCGCAAAAAAACGATTGGCGATCTTGTGATGAAATGTTACAAAAAACTGGGTCTCGAGCGCACGGTGCGTTTCTTAGATGATTTGAAAAATCTTGGATTTAAAGAAGCGACAAAATCCGCTATTTCTATGGGAATCAAAGATATCAAAATACCCGATGAAAAGGGGCGCATTTTAGAAAAAGCGCATAAACAGGTCGAAGTGGTGCAAAAACAGTATGAGGATGGAATCATCACAGATGGTGAGAGGCATTCTAAAATCATTAGTATTTGGACAGAAGTGTCTGAAGATTTATCTGATGCCATGTACAAACTTATCATCGGCATTTCGGAAGAGAAATTCAATCCGCTCTTTGTGATGATTGATTCTGGAGCACGGGGTAATAGATCCCAGCTTAAACAGTTGGGAGCAATGCGTGGACTTATGGCTAAACCAAGTGGTGCAATTATTGAATGGCCCATTACGTCAAACTTTAGAGAAGGATTGAATGTGATTGAGTACTTCAACTCTTCTCACGGTGCGCGTAAAGGTCTTGCAGATACTGCGCTAAAAACAGCAGATTCTGGGTATTTAACGCGTCGTTTGGTTGATGTGGCCCAAGAAGTGGTCATTACACAAGACGATTGTGGGACATTCAATGGTATCGAAGTAGCTTCGGTCAAACAGGGTCAAGAAGAACTATTGCCGCTTAAAGATCGTATTTATGGTCGTATGTTGTGCGAAGATATCTACCTGCCAGGAGATCAAACCATGCTTCTTGCAAAATCAGGTGATATGTTGACAATGAGTCAAGCAGAAGCCGTTGATGACGCCAACGTGGAAAGTGTACGTATTCGTTCAGGTTTAACATGTGAATCCCAAATGGGT carries:
- the rpoC gene encoding DNA-directed RNA polymerase subunit beta', with protein sequence MERRKPKQSFDQLSIRIASDEVIRNEWSRGEIKKPETINYRTFKPEKGGLFCEKIFGPVKDWECACGKYKKIKHKGIVCDRCGVEVTLAKVRRERMAHIALAVPVVHIWFFKVQPTAIGNLLGMSTGDLERVIYYDNYVVIDPGQTTLERKQLLDDSEFREAQERFGSDAFVAKMGGEAIRDLLSSEDLPNLMQELKEKLRKTRSQQGRIKLAKRLKIVEGFLSSPNNPSSMVTQNIPVIPPDLRPLVPLDGGRFATSDLNDLYRRVINRNNRLKAIMRLKTPDVIVRNEKRMLQEAVDALFDNGRHGHPVMGAGNRPLKSLAEMLKGKQGRFRQNLLGKRVDYSGRSVIIVGPELNLNQCGIPKQMALELFEPFIVRRLKDLGYVYTIRSAKKMIQNEEEIVWDVLEEIIQGHPILLNRAPTLHRLGIQAFQPILIEGKAIRVHPLVCAAFNADFDGDQMAVHVPLSIEAQIEARTLMMAPDNIFLPSSGKPVAIPSQDMILGLYYLMCDPIIFPEKHGRKEKLFSDIDEVLFVLSSSQQVEGPTKSNRRDEIGRGIHLHEQIKVRIDEGIIETTPGRVLFNTIVPKELGFQNYILRKKTIGDLVMKCYKKLGLERTVRFLDDLKNLGFKEATKSAISMGIKDIKIPDEKGRILEKAHKQVEVVQKQYEDGIITDGERHSKIISIWTEVSEDLSDAMYKLIIGISEEKFNPLFVMIDSGARGNRSQLKQLGAMRGLMAKPSGAIIEWPITSNFREGLNVIEYFNSSHGARKGLADTALKTADSGYLTRRLVDVAQEVVITQDDCGTFNGIEVASVKQGQEELLPLKDRIYGRMLCEDIYLPGDQTMLLAKSGDMLTMSQAEAVDDANVESVRIRSGLTCESQMGVCANCYGINLTNDRPVNLGVAIGIIAAQSIGEPGTQLTMRTFHMGGIATGGISPELVSENEGILIYEDVRFVQNEEGQYVVLNKNGRAHIVRNEKRGLEEYKKLIKAKSIEPIQTFQVELGCVIYKEDGAICQKGEKIGHFEQHNIPIICDKPGYVHYEDLVEGISTQKEVNKQTGQIELMVKQHRGELHPQIIIYADKAKKELVGTYAIPSGALLSVGEDEFVKAGTQLARLPRGAVKTKDITGGLPRVAELFEARKPKGAAEIAKIDGIVDFRGVQKNKRIVVIRDEVSGMEEEHLIALTKHLIVQKNDRVIKGQQLTDGDVIPHE